One genomic window of Borreliella garinii includes the following:
- a CDS encoding DUF997 family protein, whose amino-acid sequence MRNRILYAILLYICMFFLWCCCAYFINTSATIFNIPLWFFLSGILFPSINFFLVCFFILVISKT is encoded by the coding sequence ATGAGAAATAGGATTCTGTACGCTATATTATTGTATATTTGTATGTTTTTTTTATGGTGTTGTTGTGCCTATTTTATAAATACATCAGCTACTATATTTAATATTCCTTTATGGTTTTTTTTATCAGGAATTTTGTTTCCCAGCATAAATTTTTTTTTGGTTTGTTTTTTTATTTTAGTAATTAGTAAGACTTGA
- the panF gene encoding sodium/pantothenate symporter codes for MLLNKYFLANRNINFIVMALLFSSNYISASSFISGPSAVYKYGLSFILLAIIQIPTTLIAFIIVGERLNRESKKINAINIIDYIRYRYESDFLALISGCVLIFFLMFLISAQLIGGAKLIEVFWDINYAVGLLLFALLIFIYVFFGGFKAVAYTDLIQGFLMLVSSVILFSKMLDLGGGINNLFKTAASSLDKNLLLPSNVDLKPQYIISFWILIGIGILGQPQIINNFIAFKDGNAIKLSLPISTFIISFLIVLMHLIGFFAIILFPDLHPNDKVVLNVALKVLNPFSCFIFFIGLLSAIMSTIDSNLLLITSVLIKSIFIYKKDLKEDLKVGRVIMISNVFFILIILIFSFFPPNFLFFVNIFAFGALEVSFFPIIVFGLYLNFASKIAAFASMFLGLIFYLCILCFGFNIWFFHPVFPSFFVSIFTFLIVNFFCKKYSKVY; via the coding sequence TTGTTATTAAATAAATACTTTCTTGCAAATAGAAATATTAATTTTATTGTTATGGCCTTGCTATTTTCTTCCAACTATATTAGTGCTAGTAGTTTTATTTCTGGTCCTTCTGCTGTTTATAAGTATGGGCTATCTTTTATATTATTAGCTATTATACAAATTCCTACAACTTTAATTGCTTTTATTATTGTTGGCGAGAGATTAAATCGTGAATCGAAAAAAATTAATGCAATAAACATTATTGATTATATTAGATATAGATATGAAAGTGATTTTTTGGCATTAATAAGTGGATGTGTATTAATTTTTTTTTTAATGTTTTTGATTTCTGCACAATTAATAGGTGGTGCTAAACTTATAGAAGTTTTTTGGGATATTAATTATGCAGTTGGTCTTTTGCTTTTTGCCCTATTAATTTTTATTTATGTATTTTTTGGTGGATTTAAGGCAGTAGCTTATACGGACTTGATTCAAGGATTTTTAATGCTCGTTTCATCTGTTATTTTGTTTTCCAAAATGTTAGATTTGGGAGGTGGTATTAATAATTTGTTCAAGACAGCAGCGTCTAGTTTGGATAAAAACCTATTACTACCTTCGAATGTTGATCTAAAACCACAATATATAATTTCTTTTTGGATATTAATAGGGATAGGAATATTAGGTCAACCCCAGATTATTAATAATTTTATAGCATTTAAAGATGGGAATGCTATAAAATTATCGCTTCCCATTTCTACTTTTATTATCAGCTTTTTAATTGTTTTGATGCATTTAATAGGGTTTTTTGCGATTATTCTTTTTCCAGATTTGCATCCAAATGATAAAGTTGTTTTAAATGTAGCTTTAAAAGTTTTAAATCCTTTTTCTTGTTTTATTTTTTTTATAGGGCTTTTATCTGCAATAATGTCCACAATAGATTCAAATTTACTATTAATAACATCTGTTTTAATAAAGTCAATATTTATTTATAAAAAAGATTTAAAAGAAGATTTAAAGGTTGGTAGAGTGATAATGATTTCCAATGTTTTTTTTATTTTAATAATACTTATATTTTCTTTCTTTCCTCCCAATTTTTTATTCTTTGTTAATATTTTTGCTTTTGGAGCTTTAGAAGTTTCATTTTTTCCTATCATTGTTTTTGGACTTTATTTAAATTTTGCAAGCAAAATAGCAGCATTTGCTTCTATGTTTTTGGGTTTGATATTTTATTTGTGTATTTTATGCTTTGGTTTTAATATTTGGTTTTTTCACCCTGTTTTTCCATCATTTTTTGTCTCTATATTTACATTTTTAATAGTTAATTTTTTTTGTAAAAAATATAGCAAAGTTTATTAG